Proteins encoded within one genomic window of Triticum aestivum cultivar Chinese Spring chromosome 2D, IWGSC CS RefSeq v2.1, whole genome shotgun sequence:
- the LOC123052994 gene encoding pollen-specific leucine-rich repeat extensin-like protein 2, with product MAPPKPSSPPNPNPNPSPNSSSDADKARGKTKVTPLQVAFLVERYLADNGFSASLAAFRSDAAHLFAKTSNNIVPPKGLLPLADILHDYISLKESRLAVDSAMQAMQTLVSTYYHSGPSAHLAAPPSSPPLVPPFFVGPTTSSPPHPPMVAIPPPPTGSSGYATPMIHYTQSSSSLVVQNSSNANNMSTPAASSLPTKKRKAAKPAAKTTSASKRICAAPSTSLNPKGTSAASQLQTAQPSSAEHSVVAKLPAQASSVAKSLFTPLQSQVSSSPYTAQLSYPMGNELASCQSQRPSSVVPNAHAQQEIASSQYSIVSSKRLIVSPMKGGTYYSVERSCHVSSPLKSSTQRSSKREHVKGRLDFDSSDARPVSAEHVSEKPSSSTYNGEKQDDFDIDFANFDLFEGDFSFSELLLDFDLDNEGLQCENPSTNAEVQRLQPTVKSNNMTADPAFPDPMKPMSADPTEDINSQGATSVTSVRAITKRIKIVSPVKGRSAS from the exons ATGGCGCCGCCGAAGCCGAGCTCTCCTcccaaccccaaccccaaccccagccccaaCTCCTCCTCCGACGCCGACAAGGCCAGGGGCAAGACGAAGGTGACGCCCCTGCAGGTCGCCTTCCTCGTCGAGCGCTACCTCGCCGACAATGGCTTCTCGGCCTCCCTCGCCGCCTTCCGCTCCGACGCCGCCCACCTCTTCGCCAAGACCAGCAACAACATCGTTCCCCCCAAGGGCCTCCTCCCTCTCGCCGACATCCTCCACGACTACATCTCCCTCAAGGAGTCACGCCTCGCCGTCGACTCCGCCATGCAGGCCATGCAGACCCTCGTCTCCACCTACTACCATTCCGGCCCATCCGCTCATCTCGCGGCGCCGCCCTCCTCGCCACCGCTCGTCCCGCCCTTCTTCGTCGGCCCCACCACCTCTTCTCCCCCGCACCCACCCATGGTGGCCATTCCCCCGCCTCCTACAG GCTCCTCTGGATATGCTACGCCTATGATACACTACACCCAGTCATCCTCCTCGCTTGTTGTTCAGAATTCTTCAAATGCCAACAACATGTCCACCCCAGCAGCCAGTTCTTTGcctacaaaaaaaagaaaggcaGCCAAGCCTGCTGCAAAAACTACTTCAGCCTCCAAGAGAATATGTGCTGCACCGTCTACAAGCTTGAACCCAAAAG GTACAAGTGCAGCCTCTCAACTGCAAACTGCACAGCCAAGTTCAGCTGAACATTCAGTGGTTGCAAAACTACCGGCCCAAGCCTCATCAGTTGCAAAAAGCTTATTCACCCCACTCCAGTCTCAAGTCAGTTCTTCTCCTTATACAGCTCAACTAAGCTATCCCATGGGAAATGAACTTGCTTCTTGTCAATCACAAAGGCCATCATCTGTGGTTCCAAATGCTCACGCCCAACAGGAGATTGCTTCCTCTCAATACTCTATAGTTTCTTCCAAGAGACTAATAGTCAGTCCTATGAAAGGGGGCACCTATTATTCTGTCGAGAGGAGTTGCCATGTCAGCTCCCCCTTAAAATCAAGCACCCAGAGATCATCAAAAAGGGAACATGTGAAAGGGAGGTTAGATTTTGACAGTTCAGATGCAAGGCCAGTTTCAGCTGAACATGTTTCTGAGAAGCCCTCTAGCTCTACCTATAATGGAGAGAAGCAAGATGACTTTGACATTGATTTCGCAAACTTTGATCTATTTGAAGGCGACTTCTCATTTTCGGAACTATTGCTTGACTTCGATCTTGACAATGAAGGCCTTCAATGTGAGAATCCTTCCACAAATGCTGAAGTTCAAAG ACTACAGCCCACTGTGAAGAGTAACAACATGACTGCCGATCCAGCTTTTCCAGATCCAATGAAGCCAATGTCAGCAGATCCCACTGAAGACATCAATTCACAAG GAGCTACATCTGTTACTTCTGTCAGAGCTATTACTAAGAGGATAAAGATTGTTAGCCCTG TTAAGGGCCGCTCAGCTTCTTAG